Proteins from one Bos indicus x Bos taurus breed Angus x Brahman F1 hybrid chromosome 19, Bos_hybrid_MaternalHap_v2.0, whole genome shotgun sequence genomic window:
- the LOC113877862 gene encoding olfactory receptor 1E2-like, translating to MTGRNQTTISEFLLLGLPIKSEHQNLFYTLFLAMYVTTVLGNLLILVLICLDPHLHTPMYLFLSNLSFSDLCFSSVTMPKLLQNMQSQDLSIPYAGCLTQMYFFLFFADLEDFLLVAMAYDRYVAICFPLHYTTIMSPRLCLFLVLLPWILTTFHAMLHTLLMARLHFCEDNVIPHFFCDSSALLKLSCSDTRVNELVIFFVGGLIIIIPFLLIIMSYAQIVSSILKVPSAKGICKAFSTCGSHLTVVSLFYGTIIGLYLCPSAHNSTVKETVMSMMYTVVAPMLNPFIYSLRNRDMKGALRRVFCKKKNAFSL from the coding sequence ATGACAGGAAGGAATCAAACTACTATCTCAGAGTTCCTTCTGCTGGGACTGCCCATCAAGTCAGAGCATCAGAACCTGTTCTACACCCTGTTCCTGGCCATGTATGTTACCACCGTCCTGGGGAACCTTCTCATCCTCGTCCTCATTTGCCTGGATCCCCACCTCCACACACCCATGTATTTGTTTCTCAGTAacctgtctttctctgacctctgcttctccTCTGTCACAATGCCCAAGTTGCTGCAGAACATGCAGAGCCAAGACCTGTCCATCCCCTATGCTGGCTGCCTGACACAAATGTACTTCTTCCTGTTCTTTGCAGACTTGGAGGACTTCCTCCTTGTggccatggcctatgaccgctacgtggccatctgcTTCCCCCTGCACTACACCACCATCATGAGCCCCAGGCTCTGTCTCTTCCTGGTTTTGCTGCCCTGGATACTGACCACGTTCCATGCCATGTTGCACACCCTGCTCATGGCCAGGCTGCATTTTTGTGAAGACAATGTGATCCcccactttttctgtgattcatCTGCTCTGCTGAAGCTGTCCTGCTCTGACACTCGAGTGAATGAGCTGGTGATATTTTTCGTCGGAGGGCTCATTATCATCATCCCATTCCTACTCATCATCATGTCTTATGCACAAATCGTGTCCTCCATCCTCAAGGTCCCTTCTGCCAAGGGCATCtgcaaagccttctccacctgtggctcCCACCTCACCGTGGTGTCTCTCTTCTATGGGACAATTATAGGTCTCTATTTATGCCCATCAGCTCATAATTCCACTGTTAAGGAGACTGTCATGTCTATGATGTACACTGTGGTggcccccatgctgaaccccttcatctacagcctgaggaacagaGACATGAAGGGAGCTCTGAGAAGAGtcttttgcaaaaagaaaaatgccttcTCTCTATGA